A window of Neorhizobium galegae bv. orientalis str. HAMBI 540 genomic DNA:
GCCTGGTCGGATCCCTGGACCTTATGGCCAAGATTATGCAGCACCTCGGCGATACCGCTCATGCCGATACCGCCGATGCCGATGAAATGGACGAGCCCTATGGCCTTCGGCATCTTCATGCACGCACTCCCTTAAATTCCGAAATCGATTTCCGCTCGGCGATCGCCACGACCAGATCAGCAAGCTTGCCGGTAGCATTCGGCCGTCCGGCGGACTTGGCGGCCGCTGCCATTCTTTCCAGCTTATCCGGATCCTTCATCGCACCCGAAATGATCGCGGCAAGCTTTTCCGGCGACAGATCCGACTGCTGCACGACCTTTGCGCCGCCGGTCGCCACCAGCGCCTCGGCATTGGCTGCCTGGTCGTGATCCAGAGCATGCGGGTAAGGCACGAGGATGGCCGGACGGCCGATCACCGCGATTTCCGAGACCGTCGAGGCGCCGGAGCGGCAGATGACCAGATGCGCGGTGGCAAGCCGTTCGGCCATGTCCGAGAAGAACGACGAGACATCGGCGGGAGCCTTGAGCTTTGCAAAGCAGGAACTGACGCGATCCTTGTCTTCCGGACGCGCCTGCTGGGTAACGACGACACGATCACGCTCGGCCTGGTCGAGCAGGCTGAGCGCCGTCGGCACGGCCGAGGAAAAGAACTGCGCGCCCTGGCTGCCGCCGAACACGACCAGCCGGAACGGATCGTCGCCACGGGACGCGACATAGGGGACATTGGAGGCCGCAAGCACGGCCGGACGTACCGGATTGCCCGTAGTCACGGTCTTGTCTGCAAAGGGACCGCCGGTTTCCGGCAGGAAGCCACCGGCGATTGCCTGGACCTTGGCGGCCAGCGC
This region includes:
- the murG gene encoding undecaprenyldiphospho-muramoylpentapeptide beta-N-acetylglucosaminyltransferase, whose product is MTKGIILLAAGGTGGHVFPAEALGHELKDRGYSVHLVTDSRAERYAGTFPADEIHVVPSATFGSKNPIALARTGWKLWTGLRAARRLIGRLKPLAVVGFGGYPTVPPLMASTAMGVPTMIHEQNAVMGRANKALAAKVQAIAGGFLPETGGPFADKTVTTGNPVRPAVLAASNVPYVASRGDDPFRLVVFGGSQGAQFFSSAVPTALSLLDQAERDRVVVTQQARPEDKDRVSSCFAKLKAPADVSSFFSDMAERLATAHLVICRSGASTVSEIAVIGRPAILVPYPHALDHDQAANAEALVATGGAKVVQQSDLSPEKLAAIISGAMKDPDKLERMAAAAKSAGRPNATGKLADLVVAIAERKSISEFKGVRA